Proteins from one Streptomyces genisteinicus genomic window:
- a CDS encoding SpoIIE family protein phosphatase, with translation MDADSRTDRTPEQPLDAVGYAGVLRELLPIALWREDADGRIAEWSLAARDLLGHRSDEVLGRSASELLVPEGNRELADQLTLRVHAGETVVGTLSVRHREGHPVTMEMWIVPAADARGRAGALLIAVETSQVLRMRDSLAALESLFTQSPIGLATLGTDLRFLRVNEALARMNGVSARDHLGRRLTDVVPGVNAVALEATMREVMESGRAVVDVRRTGRTPADPDRDRTWSCSYAPLVDGSGRTLGVIASLIDVTHAQRAAAAAERARRRFALLAEAGTRIGTTLDLTRTAEEVVDVLVPRLADSADVHLLEELIAPDESAASTRGVVRRMAARFPDPSAPTARLVAGMTSRIPSGSFYERVIADGRPMDLGRADVPALITDPRADRLREYLMTLGSARLIPLVARGKVLGAVIVTRIAGRVPFGGQDAVLIDEVVARAALNIDNALMYTRQRAEARTLQRSLANSALPSVVGLDLTGRYLPAGEHDVGGDWFDAISLPGGRTGLVIGDVVGHGVRAAAVMGQLRTAVRTLARQDVDPAGMMRSLDAVVADMGEDEMATCVYAVHDPAAGGCLVARAGHPPPVVAAGGSVAFLDGSSGTPLGTGGQDFRAQYVDLPPGSVLALYTDGLIETRGQDLDHGLAKLASALRHHDRPLDALCDEVLGELLPGPAQDDVAILMVRPQ, from the coding sequence TTGGACGCGGACTCGCGGACGGACCGGACGCCGGAGCAGCCCCTGGATGCTGTCGGATACGCCGGTGTGCTCCGCGAACTCCTCCCCATCGCCCTCTGGCGGGAGGACGCGGACGGGCGGATCGCCGAGTGGTCGCTCGCCGCCCGGGACCTGCTCGGACACCGGTCCGACGAGGTGCTCGGCAGGTCAGCGTCGGAACTGCTGGTGCCCGAGGGCAACCGTGAGCTCGCGGACCAGCTCACCCTGCGGGTCCACGCGGGGGAGACCGTGGTGGGCACCCTCTCGGTGCGCCACCGCGAGGGGCACCCCGTCACCATGGAGATGTGGATCGTCCCGGCCGCCGACGCCCGGGGCCGCGCGGGGGCGCTCCTGATCGCCGTCGAGACCTCGCAGGTCCTGCGGATGCGGGACTCCCTGGCCGCCCTCGAGAGCCTGTTCACCCAGTCGCCCATCGGCCTGGCCACCCTCGGCACCGACCTGCGCTTCCTCCGGGTCAACGAGGCGCTGGCCCGGATGAACGGCGTCTCCGCCCGGGATCACCTCGGGCGTCGGCTGACCGACGTGGTGCCGGGGGTGAACGCGGTCGCGCTGGAGGCCACCATGCGCGAGGTCATGGAGAGCGGCAGAGCCGTCGTCGATGTCCGCCGCACCGGACGGACCCCCGCCGACCCGGACCGCGACCGCACCTGGTCCTGCTCCTACGCGCCGCTGGTCGACGGCAGCGGCCGCACCCTCGGGGTCATCGCCTCGCTCATCGACGTCACCCACGCCCAGCGCGCGGCGGCCGCCGCCGAGCGCGCACGCCGGCGCTTCGCCCTGCTCGCGGAGGCCGGCACCCGCATCGGCACGACCCTGGACCTCACCCGGACCGCGGAGGAGGTCGTCGACGTCCTGGTGCCCCGGCTCGCAGACTCGGCCGACGTCCACCTCCTCGAGGAACTGATCGCCCCCGACGAGTCGGCGGCGTCCACCCGCGGAGTGGTGCGCCGGATGGCCGCGCGGTTCCCCGACCCGTCCGCGCCCACGGCGCGGCTGGTGGCGGGCATGACGTCGCGCATCCCGAGCGGATCGTTCTACGAACGCGTCATCGCCGACGGGCGCCCCATGGACCTGGGCCGGGCCGACGTGCCGGCGCTCATCACCGATCCGCGCGCCGACCGGCTGCGGGAGTATCTGATGACGCTGGGCTCGGCGCGGCTGATCCCGCTGGTGGCGCGCGGCAAGGTGCTCGGCGCGGTGATCGTGACGCGGATCGCCGGCCGGGTGCCGTTCGGCGGTCAGGACGCGGTGCTGATCGACGAGGTCGTGGCGCGGGCGGCGCTCAACATCGACAACGCCCTGATGTACACCCGCCAGCGCGCCGAGGCCCGCACCCTCCAGCGCAGTCTGGCCAACAGCGCGCTCCCGTCCGTCGTCGGCCTCGATCTCACCGGGCGCTACCTCCCGGCGGGCGAGCACGACGTCGGGGGTGACTGGTTCGACGCCATCAGCCTCCCCGGCGGCCGCACCGGACTGGTCATCGGCGACGTCGTCGGCCACGGGGTGCGCGCGGCGGCCGTCATGGGGCAGCTCCGCACGGCGGTGCGCACGCTCGCCCGCCAGGACGTCGACCCGGCCGGGATGATGCGCTCGCTCGACGCGGTCGTGGCCGACATGGGCGAGGACGAGATGGCCACCTGCGTGTACGCGGTGCACGACCCGGCGGCCGGCGGATGTCTGGTGGCCCGGGCGGGTCACCCGCCGCCCGTCGTCGCGGCCGGGGGATCGGTCGCCTTCCTCGACGGCTCGTCCGGCACACCGCTCGGCACCGGCGGACAGGACTTCCGGGCCCAGTACGTCGACCTGCCCCCGGGCAGCGTGCTGGCCCTCTACACGGACGGCCTCATCGAGACGCGCGGACAGGACCTCGACCACGGCCTGGCGAAGCTCGCGTCCGCCCTGCGCCACCACGACCGGCCGCTGGACGCCCTCTGCGACGAGGTCCTCGGCGAACTGCTGCCGGGCCCGGCGCAGGACGACGTGGCGATACTGATGGTCCGTCCGCAGTGA